TTCCCTTACGCCTTCGCCGCGAAATTTCTCTTCTGCTCGATGATCTTCTGCAGCTTGAGGATGCCGTCGATGAGCGCCTCGGGGCGGGGGGGGCAGCCGGGGACGTAGACGTCGACCGGGATGAGAAGGTCCACCCCCTTGACCACGCAGTACGAGTCCTTGTAGAAGGGGCCGCCCGTGTTGGCGCAGGATCCCATCGAGATCACGTACTTGGGCTCGGGCATCTGTTCGTACAGCCGTATCAGCCGCTCGGCCATCTTGTGCGTGATGGTCCCGGCGACGATCATCAGGTCCGACTGCCGGGGGGTCGCCCGGAAGACGGCGCCGAACCGGTCGAGGTCGTACCGGGAGGCGCCGGTCTGCATCAGCTCGATGCCGCAGCAGGCCGTCGCGAACAGGAGGTAC
The Candidatus Deferrimicrobiaceae bacterium genome window above contains:
- a CDS encoding NADH-quinone oxidoreductase subunit B family protein is translated as MSHDPAQGVPAPAVGPGSLGPEAHVMVGSADQFINWCRKSSLWYLLFATACCGIELMQTGASRYDLDRFGAVFRATPRQSDLMIVAGTITHKMAERLIRLYEQMPEPKYVISMGSCANTGGPFYKDSYCVVKGVDLLIPVDVYVPGCPPRPEALIDGILKLQKIIEQKRNFAAKA